GCGGGGAGTACCGGCAGCACCGCACCGTCGCCGCGCTGGAGACCGGCGGCCCCTATGACACGGAGCGGCGGCTCGACGGGCTGGTCGGCGACTGGGCGGTGCTGACGCTGGACGGCGACGCGCCGGAGGGGATGCCGCCGCTGCCGCTCGCCCGGGTCCCGCCGGACGCCGGCACGCCGCTGATGCTGGGCGGCTACAGCCAGGACCGGGCCCATCTCGTCACCGCCGACACCGCCTGCGCGGCGCGCGGCATCAACGACACCGACCGCGGGCCGCTGCTGGTCCACGACTGCGACGGAACGCGCGGGGTGAGCGGGGCGGCGCTGCTGGTGCGCACGCCCAGCGGGACTAGGGGCGGGGACGGGGGCGCGGACGGGACGGGGGAGGGCTGGGCGGTGGCCGGCATCGCGGTGGCCGCGGTCAGCGGTCCCAATCCCCGCAACATCGCCGTGCCGAGCGCCGCTTTCGTGGCCGCCGTGGAGGGAAATACGCCTTCTTTGCGGTGATGCACGGGCGCGGGGCAGCTTTGAGCGGTGGCGCCTCATTTTTTGCTAGGCCCCTGGGCGTGAATCGCATAGACGTACGCGCGTTCAAGACCCCGTAACCGGAGCCGTACCGATGTCGATCCAGCGCTTCCATTCCGGACCGCGCATGAGCCAGATGGTCATCCACAAGGACACGGTCTATCTGGCCGGCCAGGTGGCCAACGATCCGACTCCGGACGTGGAGACGCAGACCCGCCAGATCCTGGGCCAGATCGACGCCCTGCTGGCCGAGGGCGGCTCCGACAAGAGCAAGCTGCTGTCCGCCACCATCTATCTGACGGACATGTCCACCTTCGGCGCGATGAACAAGGCGTGGGAAGCCTGGGTCGATACGGCCAACCCGCCCGCCCGCGCCACCGTGGAAGCGAAGCTCGCCGCGCCGGAGTATCTCGTTGAAATTCAGGTGACGGCGGCCAAATAAGCTGCGTGACGGGGCGACCCGGCTCCCTCGGTTGGGGTTTGCCGGCGTGGCCCACCAGACTGTGAGGGCCGCGTGCTTCGAAAAAATCCGGAAGGCTTGACCTTCCGGATTTACAGAACGTTAATCACGCCTTAACAGATCATCCGTAAAACCCCGACCAACCTCTGCCGCCGGAGCGGACGACCGTCGTTGCGCTTCGATAGCTGCGTTACAGTAATGGATTCGCAACATGCCGCGCCAAACGCCTCTTTCTGACATCCGGAACATCGGCATCATCGCCCACGTCGATGCCGGCAAGACGACGACCACCGAGCGCATCCTGTACTATACCGGTCGTAAGCACACGATCATCGACGTGCACGAGACGAAGGACCTGAAGTCCTCGACCACGACCGACTACATGGAGCAGGAGCAGAAGCGCGGCATCACGATTCAGTCGGCTGCCGTCTCGACCTTCTGGCGCGGCAAGAAGATCAACGTCATCGACACCCCGGGCCACGTGGACTTCACCATCGAGGTGAACCGCTCGCTCCGCGTGCTCGACGGCGCGGTCGTCGTATTCGACGGCGTGGCCGGCGTGGAGCCGCAGTCCGAGACCAACTGGCGCCTCGCGGACAACTACAACGTCCCGCGCATCTGCTACGTCAACAAGATGGATCGTTCGGGTGCGAACTTCCAGCGTTGCGTCGGCATGATCAAGGCTCGCCTGAACGCCCGCCCGGTCTGCATCCAGGTTCCGCTGGGCTCGGAAGACAACTTCCGCGGCATGGTCGACCTGATCGAGATGAAGGCGTACGTCTGGTTCTCGGACGACAAGGACGCCAAGTGGGAAATCTGGGACATCACCGACGATCTGGCGAGCAAGCTCAACCTGACCGTCAAGGAAGACCTGGACAACATCGCCAGCATCCCGGCCCTGCGCGCCGAGCTGGTCGACACCGCGCTCGAGATGGACGACGCGGCGATGGAAGCCTACCTGGAGTCGGGTGAGGAGCCGTCGGCCGACGTGCTGCGCACCTGCCTGCGCAAGGGCACCATCACCAGCACCTTCACCCCGGTTCTCTGCGGCTCGTCCTACAAGAACAAGGGCGTCTGCCAGGTTCTGGACGCGGTCGTCGACCTGCTGCCGGCCCCGACCGACGTCGAGGCCATCAAGACGGTGGACGAGGACGGCAACCCGAACGGCGAGCGTCTCAGCTCCGACGACGCGCCCTTCGCGGCGCTGGCCTTCAAGGTGCTGAACGACACCTACGGCTCGCTGACCTTCGTCCGCGTCTATTCGGGCGTGCTGACCAAGGGCATGTCGGTCCTGAACACGACCCGCGGCAAGCGCGAGAAGATCGGCCGCATGGTCGAGATGTTCGCCGCCCAGGCCAACCCGATCGAGGAAGCCCGCGCCGGCGACATCATCGCGCTCGTCTCCCTGCAGGAGACGGACACCGGTGACACGCTCTGCGACGCCGCCCACCCGGTGATCCTGGAGCGCATGCGCTTCCCCGACCCCGTCATCAGCGTCTCGGTCGAGCCGAAGACCAAGGGCGAGCAGGAGAAGTTCTCCATCGCGCTCGGCAAGATGGTTCGCGCGGACCCGTCGCTGCGTCTGGAGACCGACCGTGAAACCGGCCAGACCATCCTGCGCGGCATGGGCGAGTTGCACCTGGAAGTGACGCTGGACCGTCTGCGCACGGAGTTCGGCGTGGAAGGCAACATGGGCAAGCCCCAGGTCGCCTACCGCGAGACGATCACCAAGCCGGTCGAGTACACCTACACCCACAAGAAGCAGACCGGCGGTTCGGGCCAGTTCGCCGAAGTCAAGATCGTCTTCGAGCCGCTGGAGCGTGGCGAGGGCTTCGTGTTCAAGGACGAGACGGTCGGCGGCACGGTGCCGCGCGAATACGTCCCGTCGGTCGCGAAGGGCCTGGAAATGCAGAAGGAAGAGGGCGTGCTCGCCTCCTATCCGACGGTCGACTTCCGTGCCCGCCTGGTGGACGGCAAGTACCACGACGTCGACTCGAACGCCCTGACGTTCGAAATCGCCGCCAAGGCCTGCTTCCGTGAAGCCCTCAAGCAGGCCGGCCCGATCCTGCTCGAGCCGGTCATGAAGGTCGAGGTCGTTACCCCGGACGATTACCTGGGCGACGTCATCGGCGACGTGAACCGCCGCCGCGGCACGGTGCTGGGCCAGCTTGAGCGTGGCACCAACATCGCCGTCGAGGCCCACGTGCCGCTGAACGAGATGTTCGGCTACATCGGCCAGCTCCGCGGCATGACCTCGGGCCGCGCGTCCTACACGATGGAGTTCAGCCACTACGAGCCGGTGCCGCGCAACGTCACCGACGAGATCGTGGCGGGCCGCAGCAACAAGGCCGCCTGATAAAGGCTGCTTGATAAAGGCCGCCCGGTAACGGGCTGCTTTCCGGGGAAGGGGTCGGCGAAGCGATTCGCCGGCCCTTTTTCTTTGTCCGGCGGGAACTTTGCCGGGGCCACCCCGGCGGGATGAGGGATTCTTCTTGCGGCGATACCGCTTTCGGATCAGTGTTGCCGGCATGTGACGCATCCCAGTTTTTGGGAATGACCCAGAGAATCCTCTTGCCCGTGGCCTTCCTGGCCCTTCTGCTCCTCGGCGCTACCGGCCCCGGTTCGCGGGCCTGGGCAGGGCAGGAGGACGCGCGACTCGGTGGCCTGTTCCAGGATCTGCGGACCGCCGGCGATGCGGTCGCGGCGGAAGCGGTCGAGGACCGCATCTGGGACGTCTGGCTGGAGCACCCCAGCGACGATCTGATCGTGCTGATGCACCACGGCGTGCAGAGCCTGAACGCCGACCGCTATGGCGAGGCGCTGGCCGCCTTCGATCAGGTGGTCGCCGCCGATCCGACCTACGCCGAAGGCTGGAACAAGCGGGCCAACGCCGAATACATGCTGGGGGATTACGACGCCGCGGTGCGCGACATCCGCCGGGTGCTGGCGCTGGAGCCGCGGCATTTCGGGGCGCTGGCCGGGCTGGGCCTCGTCTATCTCGCCATCGACCAGCCGGCCGGGGCGCTGCGCGCCTTCGACGCCGCTCTGGCCATCAACCCGCACCTCGACCGCGTCCGCCAGCAGGCCGCGACCATCCGCCTGCGCATGGCCGGCTCGGCCCTGTGAACGGCACGATGTTCTAATCCCTCCCTGAAAAACTTTTAATCCGCCCGCAAGCCCCCCGTGACTCGGCGCCCGCTACTTTCAGGGCAACGAACAACGCATGCCAGTCACGGAGAGCAACCGATGTCCACCCCCGCCAACGCCGGACCCACCCCGCGGTCGAGCCGGGTGCGGCGTACCATCGCCGCCGTCCTCCTCGGCACCACAGTGCTGACCGGTCCGTTCCTGATCGCCAACCAGTCCACCGCCGCGGCCGCCGAAAGCGCCGTGACGCAGAACATGCCGGGCAGCTTCGCCGATCTGGCGGCCAAGGTGTCGCCCGCCGTGGTGAACGTGTCGACCACCCAGCAGGCCAAGGCCGAGCGCGGCAACCCGCGCATGCCCGGCTTCCCGCCGGGGTCGCCCTTCGAAGAGTTCTTCCGCCAGTTCCAGGACCAGTTCGGCCAGAATGGCGATCAGGGCGGCGGTCCGGGCGGCGACGACCAGTCCGAAGGGCAGCCGCGCGGCAAGGTCGGCTCGCTCGGCTCCGGCTTCATCATCGACGCGGCCGGCTATGTGGTGACCAACAACCACGTCATCGACGGCGCCGACGAGATCAAGGTCACGCTCCAGGACGGGACGGAGCTTCCCGCCACGCTGGTCGGGCGCGACGCCAAGACCGACATCGCCCTTCTGAAGGTGAAGTCCGACAAGGCGCTGCCCGCGTTGGAGTGGGGAGACAGCGACGCCGCCCGCGTCGGCGACTGGATCATGGCCGTCGGCAACCCCTTCGGGCTGGGCGGCACGGTGACCAACGGCATCATCTCGGCCCGCGGGCGCGACATCCACAGCGGCCCCTACGACGACTATCTCCAGCTCGACGCCGCCATCAACCGCGGCAATTCGGGCGGCCCGACCTTCACCCTGGACGGGCGGGTGATCGGCATCAACACCGCCATCTATTCGCCCAACGGCGGTTCGGTCGGCATCGGCTTCGCCATCCCGTCCAACATCGCCAAGCAGGTCGTCGCCCAGCTCAAGGAGAATGGCCATGTCGAGCGCGGCTGGCTGGGCGTGAAGATCCAGGAGATTTCGCCGGAGATCGCCGAGTCGGTCGGCCTGTCCCAGACCAAGGGAGCCCTGGTCGCCGAGGTGACCCCGGACAGCCCCGCCGCCAAGGCCGGCGTGCGCCAGGGCGACGTCATCCTGGCCTATGGCGGCAAGCCGGTGAACACGCTGCGCGACCTGACCCGCCGGGTGGCCGACACCAAGGCCGGCGACACGGTGGACATGACCGTGGTCCGCAAGGGCAAGGAGTCGACCCTGACCGCCCACATCGCGCCGCTCCCCGCCGAGCAGCGCATGGCCGCCGCGGAGGGGACCGGCCCCGCCGCCGACAGCGCGGTGGAGACCGTCAAGGGGCTGAAGCTGGCCCCGCTGGATGGCGCGGCCCGCAGCCGCCTCGGCCTGGGCGAGGGCGTGAAGGGTGTGGTCGTCACCGCGGTGTCGTCGCAGGCCGGTGATCTGCCCGTCCGTCCGGGCGACGTGATCGTCAAGGTCGGTGACCACAGCGTGACCTCCCCCGCCGAGGTGACCAAGAGCCTGCACGAGGCCGAGAAGGACGGCCGCAAAGCGGTCCTGCTGCTGGTCAACCGCGGCGGCAACGAAAGTTTCGTCCCGCTGAAGCTCGGCAAGGCGTGACGCCGGAAAACACCGGCGATCCTCCCGTCGCCGGTGTGACGGGGTGGAGGGTGTCTGTCATGCGAACCCCCGCCGCGCGGACATCCTCCCCCTTCGTTTCGTTTGGCCCTTTCCCCTCCCCGGAGGGGCGGGGGCATTCACCTTTGGACTCGCGGAAGGATGCGGTAGACTCATGCTCATGAAAGTCCTCGTCATCGAAGACGACCAGCAGGCCGCCTCCTATCTGGCCAAGGGGCTGAAGGAGGCCGGGCATGTCGTGGATGCCGCCAACGACGGCAAGGAGGGGCTGTTCCTGGCCGGCTCCGAGCATTACGACGTCATGATCGTGGACCGCATGCTGCCGGGCCGCGACGGGCTGTCGCTGGTCGAGATCCTGCGCGCCACCGGCAACGACACGCCGGTGCTGTTCCTCTCCGCGCTGGGCAGCGTCGACGACCGGGTGAAGGGGCTGAAGGCCGGCGGCGACGACTATCTGACCAAGCCCTTCGCCTTCTCCGAACTGCTCGCCCGGATCGAGGTGCTGGTGCGCCGCCGCAGCGCCGCCCAGCCGCAGACCCGCCTGACGGTCGCCGATCTGGAACTGGACCTGCTGTCGCGCACCGTCCGCCGGGCCGGCAAGTCCATCGACCTGCTGCCGCGGGAGTTCGCCCTGCTGGAGTATCTGATGCGCAACGCCGGCAGCGTGGTGACCCGCACCATGATGCTGGAGAATGTGTGGGACTATCACTTCGACCCGCAGACCAACGTCATCGACGTGCACATCGCCCGCCTGCGCCAGAAGATCGACAAGGATTTTCCGACGCCGCTGATCCACACCGTGCGCGGCGCCGGCTACAGCCTGCGGGCGCCGCAATGAAGGCGGCGGCGAGGGGGGCAGGCGGGGGAGCGTGAAGGCGGCCATTCCCATCCTGCGCCTTCTGCGCACGACGCCGTTCCGGCTGGCCCTGCTGTATCTGGGCCTGTTCGTCATTTCGGTCGGGGTGATCCTGGCCGTCGTCTACCGTTCCACCGCGGGGTTCCTGGAGGAGGAGATCGGCGCCACCATCGCGCTGGAGGTCGCCGGGCTTCAGGACCAGTACCGCAGCGCCGGCCTGCGCGGGCTGGTCGATTCCGTGCGGGAGCGCAGCGGCTATTCGCACACCAACTCCATCTACCTGCTGACCACGCCGGGCGGGGTCATCCTGGCCGGCAACCTGTCGGGCTGGCCCGACGCCACGGCGGGGCCGGGCGGCTGGACCCATTTCAAGATTTCCGATTATGGCGGGGTGAACAACCGGCCCTCCACCGCGATGGCGGTCAGCTTCATCCTGCCCGGCCAGTTCCGCCTGCTGGTGGGCCGCGACATGAGCGAGCTGGACCAGCTCCGCGGGCGCATGGTCGTGTCGCTGCGCTGGGTCTTCCTGGTGACGGTGGTGCTGGGGCTGGGCGGCGGCCTGCTGCTGGCGCGCGGCGCCATGCACCGGATCGAGGCGATCAACCGCACCACCCACCGCATCATGGCCGGCGACCTGTCGGGCCGCGTTCCGCGCGGCGGCGGCGGGGACGAGATCGACCGGCTGGCCGGCAACCTGAACGCCATGCTGGACCAGATCGAGCGGCTGATGACCGGCATGCGGCAGGTCACCGAGAGCGTGGCCCACGACCTGCGCACGCCGCTGTCGCGCCTGCGCTCTCGCGTCGAACTGGCCTTGATCCGCGAGACCGACGACCCGGAGGTCTACCGCACCGTGCTGCAGGACACGATCCTGGAGGCCGACCGGCTGCTCGCCACCTTCACCGCTCTGCTGTCCATCGCCGAGGCCGAATCCGGCGCCAACCGCAAGGCGCTGGAGCCGGTGCGGCTGGCCGACGTGGTCCGGCTGGCCGCCGACCTCTACGAGCCGGTGGCGGAGGAGAAAAGCCTGACCCTGGTCACCGACATCCGGGCGGAGCCGACCGTGCGCGGGAACGAGCAGCTGCTCGCCCAGGCGGTGTCGAACCTGCTGGACAACGCCATCAAATACACGCCGGAGGGCGGGCGCATCACACTGCTGCTGGAGGGCGCCGAGCCGGGGCAGGCCGCCCGCGTCACCGTGGCGGACAACGGCCCCGGCATTCCGCCGGAGATGCGGGAGAAGGTGCTGGAGCGCTTCGTCCGGCTGGACGCCGCGCGGGCCTCGCCGGGGAACGGGCTGGGCCTCAGCCTCGTGGAGGCGGTGGCCCGGCTGCACGACGCGTCGCTGCGGCTTGAGGACAACGAGCCGGGCCTGAAGGTCGGCATCGTCTTCCCGCCGGATGCCGGCTGACGCTCCCGATAGGAGACGCTCCCGATAGGAGACGCTCCCCACAAGAAAAGAGCCCGCCGTTTCCGGCGGGCTTTTGAGGTGACATCAGCGAGAATGACTCCTTGGCGTCAGACATGATATGGGGCGCCAACCGTCCGCGCGCATTCGGATAAGCGTCTTAGCACGAAGGTGCTAGCGGGGTGGCGGTGCAACAGTTTCCTGCGGGGGGCGTTTGTCCATCGGACCGGCATGCCGGTGGCAAACACGGCGGGAAGAATCGATGGACGCGACCAGACAGGCTCCCATTCAGGCCCCCATCCAGGCCGGGGAGCCGGCAACCGCCGGGCGGAGCACCGCAACCGAACTGAAGCTGTTCACCTGGAAGATGCTGATCGCCGCCGGCGTGCTGGGGACGCTGTTCCTGGCCTGGCAGGTGGCCGACGCGCTGCTGCTGGTCTTCGCCGGCGTGCTTCTGGCGATCCTGTTCCAGCGCATCGCCGGTCTGGTGCGGCGCTACACCGGCCTTCCGCAGGGCTGGTCGCTCGGCGTCGTGCTGCTGCTTCTGGCGGTGCTTCTGATCGGCGGCGGCGTGCTGATGGGCCAGTCGGTGGTCAGCCAGTTCGACCAGCTCTCCCAGCAGATTTCCAGCGCCGTGCAGCAGCTTCCCGGCTCGCTGCGCGACCAGATCATGGAACAGGGGCGGGACGCCTCCTCCTGGCTGAACCGGCTGCAGAGCGTCGCGTCCAGCGTGATGTTCTTCCTGGGCGATCTGGTGGTGGTGATGTTCACGGCCATCTACCTCGCGGCCTCGCCCGGCGTCTACCAGCGCGGCGTCATCCTGCTGGTGCCGCCGCGCGGTCACGAGCGCGCGCGGGAGGTGCTGGACGTGATGGGGGACTCGCTGTGGAAGTGGCTGATCGGGCAGCTTTCGGCCATGGCCATCGTCGGCGTGCTGACCACCACGGGCCTGCTTCTGCTGGGCATCCCGAGCGCCCCGGCGCTGGGCCTGCTGGCGGCACTCCTGGAGTTCGTTCCGCTGATCGGCCCGTTCCTGGCGGCGGTCCCGGCGATCCTCATCGGCTTCGCCCAATCGCCGCAGGACGCGCTGTGGGTGGCGCTGCTCTACCTGACGATCCAGCAGGTCGAGGGCAACGTCGTCATGCCGCTGATGCAGAAGAAGGTGGTGGACCTGCCCCCGGTCATCACCATCGCGGCCATCGCGGCGGGGGGCGTGCTGTTCGGCCTGATGGGCATGTTCCTGGCCACGCCCTTCGCGGTCGTGATGCTGGTGCTGGTCAACATGCTCTACATCGAGGACAAGCTGGGGGAGGGGCGGCACTTCCCCAGCGAGGACAAGGCGTAGGGCGGCCCCCGATCCCGGTCCTCAGGCCGCCTCCGCCCCGGCCTTGGCGGCGTCGGCGGCGGAGCGCAGGGGAAGCTCCTTCAGGAACAGGGTCAGCACGAAGGACACCACCGCCAGCCCGGCGGCCAGCAGGAACAGCGTCGAGAAACCATGCTCGAACACCGACTGGGCGGCGGAACGGGCGCCGGGGGCCAGATTGGACAGGGCGGCGGGGCCGCGCTCCATCACCTCGCGCCCGCTGATGCCGGGCAGGCCGGCGGCGTTCAGCCGGGCCTCGACGTCGGCGGCGAAGACCGCGCCGAACACCGCCACCCCGACCGACCCGCCGAGCGAGCGGAAGAAGCCGACCGACGCCGTGGCCGCGCCCAGGTCGCGCCGCTCCACCGCGTTCTGCACGGCGACCGTCATCACCGGCATGACCAGCCCCAGCCCGATGCCCAGCGGAACCAGGATCAGCGTGGACCACAGCCCGCTCTCCGACACCGTCGGCGACAGGCCGAGCGCCAGATACATCACCGCCGCCAGCGCCAGCCCGGCCAGCGGGAAGACCTTGTAGCGGCCGGACTTGGAGATCAGCCGCCCGCCGCCCCCGGCGCCCAGCACCATGCCGAGCACCATCGGCAGCAGCAGGAAGCCCGACGTCGTGGCGCTGGTCCCGGCGACGAGCTGCGAACGCAGGGGCAGGTAGACGATGCCGGCGAACAGCACCATGGCCGACACCGCCACCACCGGATTGGCGACCGCCACCACCGGTTCCCGGAACAGGTGCAGCGGCAGGATCGGCTCCTCCACCCGCCGCTCGTGCCACAGGAAGACCCCGAGCATCATGAGGCCCAGGACGCACAGGCCGAGGATCGTCGGCGAGGTCCAGGGCAGGGCGACCCCGGCGCGCGACACCACGAACAGCAGCGAGGTCACCGTGCCCATCAGCAGCGCCGCGCCCAGATAGTCGATGGTCGGCTTCGCCCGCCCCGCCGGCAGGCGGTCGAGCGCCCGGCTGGTCATCAGCAGCGCCGCCGCCCCCAGCGGCAGGTTGATGAGAAAGATCCAATGCCAGCTCAGCCGTTCCGTGAAGACGCCGCCCAGCAGCGGCCCGGCCACGCTGGACAGGGCGAAGATGCCGCCGATGTAGCCCTGGTAGCGCCCGCGCTCGCGCGGGGCCACCACGTCGCCGATGATGGTGAAGGCCAGCGCCATCAGGCCGCCGCCGCCCAGCCCCTGGATGCCGCGGAACAGGATGAGCTGCCCCATGCTCTGCGCCAGCGCGCACAGCACCGACCCGACCAGGAACAGGAAGATCGCCACCTGCAGCACCCGCTTGCGCCCGTAGAGGTCGCTCAGCTTGCCGTAGATCGGCGTGGTGGAGGTCGAGGCCAGCAGATAGGCGGTGACCACCCAGGGCAGGTTTTCCAGGCTTCCCAGGTCGTGGGCCATGGTCGGCAGGGCCGTGGCGACGATGGTCTGGTCCATCGCCGCCATCAGCATCGCGAGCGCCACCCCGCTGAACACCCGCATGATCTCGCGGTGGGTGAAGACGGCGTGGTCGTTGGAGGCGTCGGTCATGGTCTCGGTTCAGGCCGGAATGAACGGTGGGGCGTACCATAGCCCCCGAGACGTTCCGCGCAAGGACTCCGCCATGAATGGCTGCTAATCTCCCCGCCCATCTTCCGGAATAGTCGCCGTAACCCGCCATGCTGAGCGTGCGCAACCTGTCCACGACCGTGCTGAAGCCCGCCAGTTTCCAACTGGAGGCCGGCGAGTGCGTCGCCGTGCAGGGGAAATCCGGATCGGGGAAATCCGTGCTTCTGCGCGCCCTGGCCGACCTCGATCCGTCGACCGGGGAGGTGCGGCTGAACGGTGAGCTGCGGGAGGACATGCCCGCGCCGCTCTGGCGCCGCCGGGTGACCTATGTGGCCGCCGAGTCGGGCTGGTGGGAGGATCGGGTGGGCGCCCACTTCGCGCGGCCGGACCGCGCCGCCGCGCTCGCCGGGGCGCTGGGCCTGCCGGGCGAGGTGATGGACTGGCCGGTCGCCCGCCTGTCCACGGGGGAGCGGCAACGGCTGGCGCTGGTCCGCGCGCTGGTCCAGGGGCCGGAGGTGCTTCTGCTCGACGAGCCGACCGGCCCGCTGGACGCCGAGGCGACGGGGCGGGTGGAGGCGCTGCTGCGCGGCGAGCTGGCCCGCGGGGCCGGGGTGCTGATCGTCACCCACGCGCCGGAACA
The window above is part of the Azospirillum sp. TSH58 genome. Proteins encoded here:
- the fusA gene encoding elongation factor G — encoded protein: MPRQTPLSDIRNIGIIAHVDAGKTTTTERILYYTGRKHTIIDVHETKDLKSSTTTDYMEQEQKRGITIQSAAVSTFWRGKKINVIDTPGHVDFTIEVNRSLRVLDGAVVVFDGVAGVEPQSETNWRLADNYNVPRICYVNKMDRSGANFQRCVGMIKARLNARPVCIQVPLGSEDNFRGMVDLIEMKAYVWFSDDKDAKWEIWDITDDLASKLNLTVKEDLDNIASIPALRAELVDTALEMDDAAMEAYLESGEEPSADVLRTCLRKGTITSTFTPVLCGSSYKNKGVCQVLDAVVDLLPAPTDVEAIKTVDEDGNPNGERLSSDDAPFAALAFKVLNDTYGSLTFVRVYSGVLTKGMSVLNTTRGKREKIGRMVEMFAAQANPIEEARAGDIIALVSLQETDTGDTLCDAAHPVILERMRFPDPVISVSVEPKTKGEQEKFSIALGKMVRADPSLRLETDRETGQTILRGMGELHLEVTLDRLRTEFGVEGNMGKPQVAYRETITKPVEYTYTHKKQTGGSGQFAEVKIVFEPLERGEGFVFKDETVGGTVPREYVPSVAKGLEMQKEEGVLASYPTVDFRARLVDGKYHDVDSNALTFEIAAKACFREALKQAGPILLEPVMKVEVVTPDDYLGDVIGDVNRRRGTVLGQLERGTNIAVEAHVPLNEMFGYIGQLRGMTSGRASYTMEFSHYEPVPRNVTDEIVAGRSNKAA
- a CDS encoding RidA family protein; this translates as MSIQRFHSGPRMSQMVIHKDTVYLAGQVANDPTPDVETQTRQILGQIDALLAEGGSDKSKLLSATIYLTDMSTFGAMNKAWEAWVDTANPPARATVEAKLAAPEYLVEIQVTAAK
- a CDS encoding MDR family MFS transporter, translated to MTDASNDHAVFTHREIMRVFSGVALAMLMAAMDQTIVATALPTMAHDLGSLENLPWVVTAYLLASTSTTPIYGKLSDLYGRKRVLQVAIFLFLVGSVLCALAQSMGQLILFRGIQGLGGGGLMALAFTIIGDVVAPRERGRYQGYIGGIFALSSVAGPLLGGVFTERLSWHWIFLINLPLGAAALLMTSRALDRLPAGRAKPTIDYLGAALLMGTVTSLLFVVSRAGVALPWTSPTILGLCVLGLMMLGVFLWHERRVEEPILPLHLFREPVVAVANPVVAVSAMVLFAGIVYLPLRSQLVAGTSATTSGFLLLPMVLGMVLGAGGGGRLISKSGRYKVFPLAGLALAAVMYLALGLSPTVSESGLWSTLILVPLGIGLGLVMPVMTVAVQNAVERRDLGAATASVGFFRSLGGSVGVAVFGAVFAADVEARLNAAGLPGISGREVMERGPAALSNLAPGARSAAQSVFEHGFSTLFLLAAGLAVVSFVLTLFLKELPLRSAADAAKAGAEAA
- a CDS encoding ATP-binding cassette domain-containing protein, with amino-acid sequence MLSVRNLSTTVLKPASFQLEAGECVAVQGKSGSGKSVLLRALADLDPSTGEVRLNGELREDMPAPLWRRRVTYVAAESGWWEDRVGAHFARPDRAAALAGALGLPGEVMDWPVARLSTGERQRLALVRALVQGPEVLLLDEPTGPLDAEATGRVEALLRGELARGAGVLIVTHAPEQAARLAHRHLHVADGVVADGVVTEG
- a CDS encoding HAMP domain-containing sensor histidine kinase — translated: MKAAIPILRLLRTTPFRLALLYLGLFVISVGVILAVVYRSTAGFLEEEIGATIALEVAGLQDQYRSAGLRGLVDSVRERSGYSHTNSIYLLTTPGGVILAGNLSGWPDATAGPGGWTHFKISDYGGVNNRPSTAMAVSFILPGQFRLLVGRDMSELDQLRGRMVVSLRWVFLVTVVLGLGGGLLLARGAMHRIEAINRTTHRIMAGDLSGRVPRGGGGDEIDRLAGNLNAMLDQIERLMTGMRQVTESVAHDLRTPLSRLRSRVELALIRETDDPEVYRTVLQDTILEADRLLATFTALLSIAEAESGANRKALEPVRLADVVRLAADLYEPVAEEKSLTLVTDIRAEPTVRGNEQLLAQAVSNLLDNAIKYTPEGGRITLLLEGAEPGQAARVTVADNGPGIPPEMREKVLERFVRLDAARASPGNGLGLSLVEAVARLHDASLRLEDNEPGLKVGIVFPPDAG
- a CDS encoding AI-2E family transporter produces the protein MDATRQAPIQAPIQAGEPATAGRSTATELKLFTWKMLIAAGVLGTLFLAWQVADALLLVFAGVLLAILFQRIAGLVRRYTGLPQGWSLGVVLLLLAVLLIGGGVLMGQSVVSQFDQLSQQISSAVQQLPGSLRDQIMEQGRDASSWLNRLQSVASSVMFFLGDLVVVMFTAIYLAASPGVYQRGVILLVPPRGHERAREVLDVMGDSLWKWLIGQLSAMAIVGVLTTTGLLLLGIPSAPALGLLAALLEFVPLIGPFLAAVPAILIGFAQSPQDALWVALLYLTIQQVEGNVVMPLMQKKVVDLPPVITIAAIAAGGVLFGLMGMFLATPFAVVMLVLVNMLYIEDKLGEGRHFPSEDKA
- a CDS encoding DegQ family serine endoprotease translates to MSTPANAGPTPRSSRVRRTIAAVLLGTTVLTGPFLIANQSTAAAAESAVTQNMPGSFADLAAKVSPAVVNVSTTQQAKAERGNPRMPGFPPGSPFEEFFRQFQDQFGQNGDQGGGPGGDDQSEGQPRGKVGSLGSGFIIDAAGYVVTNNHVIDGADEIKVTLQDGTELPATLVGRDAKTDIALLKVKSDKALPALEWGDSDAARVGDWIMAVGNPFGLGGTVTNGIISARGRDIHSGPYDDYLQLDAAINRGNSGGPTFTLDGRVIGINTAIYSPNGGSVGIGFAIPSNIAKQVVAQLKENGHVERGWLGVKIQEISPEIAESVGLSQTKGALVAEVTPDSPAAKAGVRQGDVILAYGGKPVNTLRDLTRRVADTKAGDTVDMTVVRKGKESTLTAHIAPLPAEQRMAAAEGTGPAADSAVETVKGLKLAPLDGAARSRLGLGEGVKGVVVTAVSSQAGDLPVRPGDVIVKVGDHSVTSPAEVTKSLHEAEKDGRKAVLLLVNRGGNESFVPLKLGKA
- a CDS encoding tetratricopeptide repeat protein, yielding MAFLALLLLGATGPGSRAWAGQEDARLGGLFQDLRTAGDAVAAEAVEDRIWDVWLEHPSDDLIVLMHHGVQSLNADRYGEALAAFDQVVAADPTYAEGWNKRANAEYMLGDYDAAVRDIRRVLALEPRHFGALAGLGLVYLAIDQPAGALRAFDAALAINPHLDRVRQQAATIRLRMAGSAL
- a CDS encoding serine protease, translating into MRGLLVAVPLLLAALPAAAQNPLLPGIGAKDRRVVVDATHAPWNSLVKVQSNLGARCTGVLVAPRRVVTAAHCLLNRAQRFLPASSLHVLFGYERGEYRQHRTVAALETGGPYDTERRLDGLVGDWAVLTLDGDAPEGMPPLPLARVPPDAGTPLMLGGYSQDRAHLVTADTACAARGINDTDRGPLLVHDCDGTRGVSGAALLVRTPSGTRGGDGGADGTGEGWAVAGIAVAAVSGPNPRNIAVPSAAFVAAVEGNTPSLR
- a CDS encoding winged helix-turn-helix domain-containing protein encodes the protein MKVLVIEDDQQAASYLAKGLKEAGHVVDAANDGKEGLFLAGSEHYDVMIVDRMLPGRDGLSLVEILRATGNDTPVLFLSALGSVDDRVKGLKAGGDDYLTKPFAFSELLARIEVLVRRRSAAQPQTRLTVADLELDLLSRTVRRAGKSIDLLPREFALLEYLMRNAGSVVTRTMMLENVWDYHFDPQTNVIDVHIARLRQKIDKDFPTPLIHTVRGAGYSLRAPQ